The following are encoded together in the Phenylobacterium sp. NIBR 498073 genome:
- a CDS encoding crotonase/enoyl-CoA hydratase family protein, with the protein MAYNTLLWEVEDRVLTLTLNRPEQMNAFTVEMAHELIDAFERASEDDAVGAIVVTGAGRAFCAGMDLSASGNVFGLDESQAPTLADMHDRLDDPAVRDGVRDTGGRVTLAIFDCKKPVIAAINGAAVGIGATMTLAMDIRMVSEKARIGFVFGKLGIVPEACSSWFLPRLVGPQQALEWVLSAEIFDAAEAQRGGLARSVHAPETLVADAQGLARKFIAGRSAVAVALARQMLLRNAAQPHPLEAHRVDSLAMFYASIGDGKEGVAAFLEKRAPQFTGRASQMPPFYPWE; encoded by the coding sequence ATGGCCTACAACACCCTGCTCTGGGAGGTCGAAGACCGCGTCCTCACCCTCACCCTCAACCGTCCCGAGCAGATGAACGCCTTCACGGTCGAGATGGCGCACGAGCTGATCGACGCCTTCGAGCGCGCCAGCGAGGACGACGCCGTCGGCGCCATCGTCGTCACCGGCGCCGGCCGCGCCTTCTGCGCCGGCATGGACCTGTCGGCGTCCGGCAACGTCTTCGGCCTGGACGAGAGCCAGGCCCCGACCCTGGCCGACATGCACGATCGGCTGGACGACCCGGCTGTCCGCGACGGCGTGCGCGACACCGGCGGCCGCGTCACCCTGGCGATCTTCGACTGCAAGAAGCCGGTCATCGCCGCCATCAACGGCGCGGCGGTCGGCATCGGCGCGACCATGACGCTGGCCATGGACATCCGCATGGTCTCGGAAAAGGCCCGCATCGGCTTCGTGTTCGGCAAGCTCGGCATCGTGCCGGAGGCCTGCTCCAGCTGGTTCCTGCCGCGCCTCGTCGGCCCGCAGCAGGCGCTGGAATGGGTGCTGTCGGCCGAGATCTTCGACGCCGCCGAGGCCCAGCGCGGCGGTCTCGCCCGCTCGGTCCATGCGCCCGAAACGCTGGTCGCCGACGCGCAAGGACTGGCCCGCAAGTTCATCGCCGGGCGCTCAGCCGTCGCCGTGGCCCTGGCCCGCCAGATGCTGCTGCGCAACGCCGCCCAGCCGCACCCGCTGGAGGCCCACCGCGTCGACTCCCTGGCGATGTTCTACGCCAGCATCGGCGACGGCAAGGAAGGCGTCGCCGCCTTCCTTGAAAAGCGCGCCCCGCAGTTCACCGGCCGCGCCTCGCAGATGCCGCCCTTCTATCCCTGGGAATAG
- a CDS encoding HAD family hydrolase, with amino-acid sequence MPPTILLDLDGALVDSLPGIEASGRAALAALGHPPDPALDIAAMIGPPIEEMMQRMLARYGDDRVAEGVAAYRADYGARGLLASAPYPGIPEALDALRAAGARLILATSKRRVFAERILDHTGLATRFAAVHGSEPGGALDHKPELIAHILARHDLDAAACVMVGDRRHDIAGARANGMRGLGVLWGYGAREELEAAGADALVAAPHDLAAAALALVARTR; translated from the coding sequence ATGCCTCCGACCATCCTCCTCGACCTCGACGGCGCCCTGGTCGACTCGCTGCCGGGCATCGAGGCCAGCGGCCGTGCGGCGCTCGCCGCGCTCGGCCATCCGCCTGATCCGGCGCTCGACATCGCTGCGATGATCGGCCCGCCGATCGAGGAGATGATGCAGCGGATGCTGGCGCGGTACGGCGATGACCGGGTCGCCGAAGGCGTGGCCGCCTACCGCGCCGACTATGGCGCGCGCGGGCTGCTGGCCAGCGCCCCGTATCCGGGCATCCCCGAGGCGCTCGACGCCCTGCGCGCGGCCGGCGCCCGGCTGATCCTGGCGACCTCAAAGCGCCGGGTCTTCGCCGAGCGGATCCTCGACCACACGGGCCTGGCCACACGGTTCGCCGCGGTTCACGGCTCCGAGCCCGGCGGCGCGCTGGATCACAAGCCCGAGCTGATCGCCCATATCCTCGCCCGCCACGACCTCGATGCGGCCGCCTGCGTGATGGTCGGCGACCGCCGCCACGACATCGCCGGCGCCCGAGCCAACGGCATGCGCGGCCTCGGCGTGCTCTGGGGCTACGGCGCGCGGGAGGAGTTGGAGGCCGCCGGCGCCGACGCCCTGGTCGCCGCCCCGCACGACCTCGCCGCCGCGGCTCTGGCCCTGGTCGCGAGGACACGTTGA
- a CDS encoding NUDIX pyrophosphatase, whose product MRTPVNVLVLPFRGTPEAGFEYGVFRRADGDAACWQAVAGGVEVGETPRRAARRELAEETGLTGARRWIKLDAHATVPARIFRDWPSWGAGVYVVRELAFGVEVGEGETIGLSGEHLAFEWLTYAQARERLQWDSNRTALWELNTRLTEG is encoded by the coding sequence ATGCGGACGCCCGTGAACGTCCTGGTGTTGCCGTTCCGCGGAACACCGGAAGCCGGTTTCGAATACGGCGTGTTCCGACGCGCCGACGGCGACGCGGCCTGTTGGCAGGCCGTCGCAGGCGGCGTTGAAGTCGGGGAGACGCCGCGGCGGGCCGCTAGGCGCGAGCTCGCCGAGGAGACCGGCCTGACGGGGGCCCGGCGATGGATAAAGCTGGATGCGCACGCCACTGTCCCCGCCCGCATCTTCCGCGATTGGCCAAGCTGGGGTGCGGGCGTGTACGTCGTGCGCGAACTGGCGTTCGGCGTCGAGGTCGGCGAGGGCGAGACCATCGGCCTGTCGGGCGAACATCTGGCGTTCGAATGGCTGACCTACGCGCAGGCGCGCGAGCGGCTGCAGTGGGACAGCAATCGCACCGCGCTCTGGGAGCTCAACACCCGCCTGACCGAGGGCTGA
- a CDS encoding amidase: MTAFTRRPRNAGEVEVKQSDYLEHDAVGLAGLIARREVSAAEVLEAAVERLEAVNPSINAVIYTDLAAARAEAGQARAGPLAGVPFLVKDYAAHVGGWPTSAGSRLYQHEVAAADAPIVSAYRRAGLVIFGKTNLPELGLDATTEPDLHGPTRNPWDVARTAGGSSGGSAAAVAAGIVPAAHASDAGGSIRIPASCCGLFGLKPSRGRVSFAPASDGLAGFDAQHAITRSVRDSAALLDAVCSPELGDPYSAPPRQRPFLEECARDPGRLRVGFTTEAFEAGALSPECLAAVARTASLLASLGHQVEEVALPAGLDGAVAASGAVLAGHIAADLDARAEQLGRPIAEADVEPLTFARYQHAQGYSASDYVRSLRVIHAYGRAMAQLLDRYDVVLASTLGSPPVPLGVLRGAAPGAAGIVRRAFMPNTRIFNLTGQPAMSVPLAWTDDGLPVGVQFVAAMGGEAILFRLAAQLEVAAPWASRRPRLI; the protein is encoded by the coding sequence GTGACCGCGTTCACGAGGCGTCCGCGCAACGCTGGAGAGGTCGAGGTGAAGCAGTCGGACTATCTGGAACATGACGCCGTCGGCCTCGCCGGGCTGATCGCCCGCCGCGAGGTCAGCGCCGCCGAGGTGCTGGAGGCCGCCGTCGAGCGCCTGGAGGCGGTCAACCCATCGATCAACGCGGTGATCTACACCGACCTCGCCGCCGCCCGCGCCGAGGCCGGGCAGGCCCGCGCCGGCCCGCTCGCCGGCGTGCCGTTCCTGGTCAAGGACTACGCCGCCCACGTCGGCGGCTGGCCGACCTCGGCCGGCTCGCGGCTCTACCAGCATGAGGTCGCCGCCGCCGACGCGCCGATCGTCAGCGCCTATCGCCGCGCCGGCCTGGTGATCTTCGGCAAGACCAACCTGCCGGAACTCGGCCTCGACGCCACGACCGAGCCCGACCTGCACGGCCCCACCCGCAACCCCTGGGACGTCGCGCGCACGGCCGGCGGCTCCTCGGGCGGTTCGGCCGCCGCGGTCGCGGCCGGCATCGTGCCCGCCGCCCACGCCAGCGACGCCGGCGGCTCGATCCGCATCCCGGCCTCCTGCTGCGGCCTGTTCGGGCTCAAGCCCTCGCGCGGGCGGGTCTCGTTCGCCCCGGCCAGCGACGGGCTGGCCGGCTTCGACGCCCAGCACGCGATCACCCGCAGCGTCCGCGATTCCGCCGCCCTGCTCGACGCCGTCTGCAGTCCCGAGCTCGGCGATCCCTACAGCGCCCCGCCGCGCCAGCGCCCGTTCCTGGAGGAGTGCGCCCGCGATCCCGGTCGCTTGCGGGTCGGCTTCACCACCGAGGCGTTCGAGGCCGGCGCCCTCTCGCCGGAGTGCCTCGCCGCCGTCGCCCGGACCGCCAGCCTGCTGGCGAGCCTCGGTCACCAGGTCGAGGAGGTCGCCCTGCCGGCCGGGCTCGACGGCGCCGTCGCCGCGTCCGGCGCGGTCCTTGCCGGCCACATCGCCGCCGACCTCGACGCCCGCGCCGAGCAGCTCGGCCGGCCGATCGCCGAGGCCGACGTCGAGCCGTTGACCTTCGCCCGCTACCAGCACGCCCAGGGGTACAGCGCCTCGGACTATGTGCGCTCGCTGCGGGTCATTCACGCCTATGGCCGGGCGATGGCCCAGCTGCTGGATCGCTATGACGTGGTGCTCGCCTCGACGCTCGGCTCGCCGCCGGTCCCGCTCGGCGTGCTGCGCGGCGCCGCGCCCGGCGCGGCCGGAATCGTCCGCCGGGCCTTCATGCCCAACACCCGGATCTTCAACCTCACCGGCCAGCCGGCGATGAGCGTGCCGCTGGCCTGGACCGACGACGGCCTGCCGGTCGGCGTTCAGTTCGTCGCGGCCATGGGCGGCGAGGCGATCCTCTTCCGGCTGGCCGCCCAGCTGGAGGTCGCCGCGCCCTGGGCCAGCCGTCGGCCGCGGTTGATTTAG